The Armatimonadia bacterium region TGATGGGTCGCGAGCCCGCTCCGCAGTTGACGGCTGTGGCCGACGACGCTGCGAAGAAGGCCCAGGGCCAGACTGCTCAGGAGCAGACGCTGACCCAGTCCACCGCAGCCACCGTCGTCCAGAACCTCACCCCAGATCAGAGGAACCTTGTCGAGTCTGCTGATGAAGCCACCGCGCGCGAGCAGGCCAGGGCGAACTACGACGGTGCCTCGACCTTCGGCGAGTACCTCACCGGCGTCATCGCCTCGCACCGCTACCTGATGCCCGATGAGTACGTGGCGATCCGCGCCCTGGAGGCCGACCGGGCTGCGGCCAAGCTTGCAGACTCGCGATCCCCGCAGTTCACGCAGGTCAAGCAGGGGATCCTGGGGATCCTCGACCAGGCCGCCAACATGAACGATCAGCAACTGGCCGCCGCGCTGCCGCAGTTCCCAGCCCAGATCCAGCAGTACCTGGGCATCACCAGCGACGTGCCGCAGCGGGCGATCACCTACGAGGCCTTCCAGCGCTGGATCAAGGACAGCCGGACGCCTGAGTACCTGAACCTCTACGGGACGCCCGAGGCCAGGCCCCTGCCGCCGGAGGAGGAGCCGACGCTGGATGACCTGCAGAAGGCACTTGCCACGGCCCAGTGGGTCTCGATGTTCAACAGCCTGCGCCTGGACCCGCAGCAGCTCGCCCAGGCATCCCAGATCTGCACGGCAGCCAGGCAGGAAGTGGACAAGCGCAAAGCTGCCAAAGAGCAGATCATGACCACGGCCGTGAAGCAACTCACCAACGTCCTCCCGGTCCTGGTCACGGGCAAGCCGGTCAACGATCAGTGGCGGGCCGTCCTGTGGCAGTTGGAGGCCGCCATCCAGAAGGAGGACGACTCGCTCAACGAGGCGATGGTGCCCCTGGTCGAGGCCCTGCGGCACGTCTTCTATCCGGATCAAGCAGCGATGGTCGACTTCCGGGTTCCTCCGGGCGTCAGCGGCGGTCAGAGCACACCCCAGGAGCGCGCGACCACCAAGAAGCAGGATGCCGCCATGGTGAAGGAGGCCATGGACCTGATCTCCTTCCTGCGCCCCCTGGATCAGCCAACCTTCCTGCGGCTGCGACCGGCTCGGGTCGACCAGTTCCTGAGCCGCTACATGCGCCAGGGATCGCGGCAGTATGACGCCGCCAGCCAGCGCATCTCGGAGATCATCCAGAGCTCTCGCGGCATCCAGGGCAACCAGTGGCAGGATAGCTTGCCGGACGTCGCCCTCGAATGCCTGCGCGCCGCCGGTCAGTTGCAGAGCGACCGGGGCGGATGGCGGCCCAGCAATCGCGGGCTGGACTGGTACGGGGTTCGTGACCTGCTGGTATCGCCCGAAGCCGGGGAGGCTGCGAAGAAGATGCTGACTGTCCGCACCCAGGGTGCCGGCGGATAGCAGCGGACGTCTGGACGGAACACCATTTCGGTCTACCTTGAGCCCTCGCTTCGTGACGCTTCCTGTCGCAGGCGAGGGCTCTTTCGCACCAGCCGACAAGGACCCGTAAGGGGGCATACGTCATGGAGCAGGTGAACGAGCACGACCTGGAGTTCCGTCACGGTGACCACGGACCCAAGTACCTCTTCCGCGGTCCTCATCACGAGTGGGGCGTCATCGTTTTCAAGCCCGGCCAGTCACTCGGCCCCCACAAGCATGAGCAGGTCGAGGAGACCTTCTACTTCGAGACCGGGACGCCGCAGATGGTCGTCGACGGACAGTCCCACCGCGTGAAGCCCGGTGACGTCTTCAAGCTCTCGCCCGGCGAGGCGCACGACATCCTCAACGACGGCGACAGCGACACTCGCCTGATCTTCATCAAGTGTCCTTACGTGCCCACCGACAAGATCGACCTCAAGTAAGGCTCCGCCTGCGAGAGCCCGACTGCGCCAGAGCCCCTACCGGGACAGAACATCGAAGGTCACGGCGCCCCGGTGTGCCTGGCCGTCGAGTTCGCCCGTGGTCAGCTTGGGCGTCTTCTCGGTCTGGCGCGTCACGGTGAGGTCTCGCAGCGACACCTGGGCTCCGTCGGTGGTCAGCACCAGCCCGGTCTTGTCCACGGGCAACTGCACCCGCAGAACGAAGCGGTAGAACCGCCACTGTGTCCCGACGGTCACGGCATCTGCCATCCCGGGCAGAGGCTGGCGGTCACGCTCGATGCGGAGTGTTAGCTTCGTCTCCGCCGGTGCCTGGGCCCAGAAGCTCACCTCGACCTGACTACCCGAGTCCAGCCCCTCCAGCGGCCCGATCGTGACCGGCTGACCGGCACCGACCTGCTGCGCCTTCACCGGCAGGCGCTCCACCTCCACGTGCGCATGGAAGGGCACCACATACACCGAGCCTTCCCAGGAGCCGTCCTTGCGCAGGCTCTTGAGCAGACCTGTGTGGTCCGGCCCGGTACCCAGGCAGGCGATGTGGAAGGCCTGATCTCCCATGCCCACTGAGCGCACCTGCCCGACGCCGCCGGTCATCCCGGGACGAGGCGCTTCCTTCTCCACGAGCCGCTTCGCCGCAGCGGTCATCGCGAGGTTGTAGCCCTTGTCATACCCCGCCGGCCAGTTCATGCAGTGGACGCCGTAGCCGCCGTTCTCGAAGATGAAGCGGAGTTGCTGGTAGGCGACCTCTGCATCGGGGTGCAGGGCCTGGTACTCACCGATGCTGATCATGTCGAAGCCGCTGCGATGGGCGTCCTGCAGTGCATCGTGGTCCTTCTTGTACCACACACCGTATCGAGTGAATCCGTAACCCACGCCGGCGTTCAGCATGTAGTCCACCGGCGTGATCCTGGAGACCACCTTGCTGAAAGCCTTCGTATCGCCAATCGCGTACAGGTCCGGGATCTGGTGGCAGGCGATCGACTCCGGCGGGAACCCGGCCAGCAGCGCCTCACGGAAAGTCTGGGCCACTCGCCGCGTCACGACGTAGCGGTTGTAGGCGACCCACTGGCGGAAGAAGGGGTTGTCGGCAGAGGTCTCATCCCAGGCGCCTCGTCCGGATTGGCGCGGTGCGTCGAAGTACTCCGCGAAGGGCGTGCCGAACTCGCGGTTCAGCGAGGACTTGTCGCCGCCGTAGAGACTCCGCAGGTACTGGTAGAAGCCCTCGATCATCCGCGGGTTGTAATCGCCCACGGTTCCGTCCCTCTCGACGGCGATCTCATGCTCGTGATTGGGCTCGACCTGGACGAAGTGCTCCGGATTGCTTCGGAAGCGAGGCGCAAGATTGTGCAGGAAGGTCCGCAGGGGACGGATATACAGGTTCTCCAGCCCCGGAATCCCGAAGGCGTAGGTCGAGGCGTTGAACCCGGAGGTGTCGAACTCGCCGTAGTCCACCGGGTTGTCCTTGCGGGTCAGCGCCAGGTAGCGAGGCAGCTTCGTCTCGGGGTCGATCACGTCATGCCAGGCCTTGAAAGAGCCCTTCATCATCCGGTGGGTGAAGCAGGGCTCCCAGGTGCTCGGGAGTTCCTTCTCGTAGCCGTCGAGGGTCGCAAGATGGCGCTGGAGGAAGTCGGGGCCACCCACAGCCTCCGGGTCGCGCTCACACAGCGCCGGGTCACCGGCCGCCGGTGTAGACAGGTCGGTGCGGATATGCCGGAACCGGCCGCGCTTCACGTACTGCCCTTCGCCAACCGCCGGATCGTCGGCAACGTAGCCCTCGAGGTAGAACAGGTTCTCGCGTCGGCCGACGTTGAGTTGCTCGACGCGACCGTCCGGGGCCACACTCCAGATGGTCGATAGCTCCTTCTCAGGGCCGGTCACCAGGAAGGTATCCGTCGCCGTGGCCGAGAGGTATGCCGCACCACCCTCGGGCAAGGGCGGCACGTCACGCCAGCGACCTTCGTTCGTGGCCGGATCGAAGACTGCCGACGGATCGAGGATCGCCGCACGCTTCTGCTGCGGCAGTGTGAGGACCAGGCGTGCCCCGAGAGCGTCCCGGGCGGCACTCATCGCCCGCGGACCCGCCGGCACCTCACCCCGGACGCGGTAGGTGCTCAGGAGGCTGCCGCCGGTGTCATACACCAGCACCTCACAGGGCGCCTCCTTCAGCCCGTAGCGGCTGGTGACCGCCACCTCGTCGCCGGGGTGATTCCCGAGGAAGTCGCCCATTGCGATCAAATAGGGCGGCTGCAGACGAGCGTCCGGCTCGAACTCTCCTAACAGGGCGCCGCTGCGGTCGAAGACTCTCACCTGTCGGACCTGCGTCGAGCTAAGGGGCGCAGCGACGATGCAAGGCCCGAGACTGTGGGAGTCACCGCCTTCGACCTGCACGCCGCCCATCACTTCAGGACCATAGGCCAGGAACTGCACCCGGGCGATCCCGTACCCATCGAGGACCTTCACCAGCGTGTGGTTGCCCGGGTCTTCGCCCTCGCCGACAACCAGTTCGGGCGCGAGTGGCACAGGCAGCTTCACTTCACCGCAGAGGTCGCGAAGCTGGGCGGACAGGTCCAGGTCGCGGTCCATGGCCAGCACGACCGTGGCCGCCGCAGCGGACTCCTCATGCATCACGACACGCGACGGGAGCCTGGTGGCGTCGAGAGCAGAGAGCTTGAGGAAGGGGATCTTGGCGATGGCGATCTCGGAGGCCCTCCCTTCGATGCGCAGGTTCGGCTCGCCCCAGACGGCCCAGTCATAGGCGGGGTTGGAGCGCGGCGACATCTCGAAGGCAATCGTGATCTTCTGACTGGCGAAGGCCCCGAGGTCGAGCACTTCGTCCTGCCACTTCTGCTGGTTCCAGACCTTGCGGAAGGCTTCCTTGCCGTTGAGCAACAGCAGGAACTCGCAACCGTCGAAGATCGGGTTCTCGGCGGGGGAGAAGCCGTCGCGGATGCCGAGGGAGAAGCGCAGCGCCAGGCGCTCACCACCCGCAAGGGTGGGTAGCTGCACGTCCGCATACTCAGCCTTGA contains the following coding sequences:
- a CDS encoding cupin domain-containing protein, with product MEQVNEHDLEFRHGDHGPKYLFRGPHHEWGVIVFKPGQSLGPHKHEQVEETFYFETGTPQMVVDGQSHRVKPGDVFKLSPGEAHDILNDGDSDTRLIFIKCPYVPTDKIDLK